The Thermosynechococcus sp. genome has a segment encoding these proteins:
- the adhE gene encoding bifunctional acetaldehyde-CoA/alcohol dehydrogenase yields the protein MNAPTLNSYPPVQSLADLEGLIERVQRAQRQYAQFTQEQVDHIFHQAAMAANQARIPLAKHAVAETGMGVVEDKVIKNHFASEYIYNKYKNEKTCGVIEDDPIFGIQKIAEPVGIIAGVVPVTNPTSTTIFKALITLKTRNGIIFSPHPRAKGCTVAAAKVVLDAAVAAGAPPDIIGWIDEPTIELSQALMQHPQIKLILATGGSSMVKAAYSSGHPAIGVGAGNTPVLIDATADIPTAVSSILLSKAFDNGMICASEQAVIVVDEIYDAVKAEFQRRGAYILSPEERQQVAQLLLKEGRLNAAIVGQSAATIAAMANIQVPPETRVLIGEVSEVGPQEPFSYEKLCPVLALYRAPQFHKGVEMAAQLVNFGGKGHTSVLYTDPRNQDDIAYFKYRMQTARVLINTPSSQGAIGDLYNFKLDPSLTLGCGTWGGNVTSENVGPRHLLNIKTVSDRRENMLWFRVPPKIYFKPGCLPIALRELAGKKRAFLVTDKPLFDLGITEPIVHTLEELDIKHDIFHEVEPDPTLSTVNRGLELLRQYQPDVIIAVGGGSPMDAAKVMWLLYEHPEVEFDGLAMRFMDIRKRVYQLPPLGQKAILVAIPTTSGTGSEVTPFAVVTDDRVGIKYPLADYALTPTMAIVDPDLVLHMPKKLTAYGGIDALTHALEAYVSVLSTEFTEGLALEAIKLLFTYLPRAYRLGAADPEAREKVHYAATIAGMAFANAFLGVCHSMAHKLGSTFHVPHGLANALMICHVIRYNATDAPLKQAIFPQYKYPQAKERYAQIADFLELGGTTPEEKVERLIAAIEDLKAQLEIPATIKEALNSEDQAFYEQVESMAELAFDDQCTGANPRYPLIQDLKELYILAYMGCRREAAAYHPEEAPAS from the coding sequence ATCTGGAAGGGCTGATTGAGCGCGTCCAACGGGCGCAGCGTCAGTACGCCCAATTTACCCAAGAGCAAGTGGATCACATTTTCCACCAAGCAGCCATGGCGGCCAACCAAGCACGGATTCCCCTGGCCAAACACGCCGTAGCCGAAACTGGCATGGGGGTTGTCGAAGATAAAGTCATTAAAAATCACTTTGCTTCGGAATACATCTACAACAAGTACAAAAATGAGAAAACCTGCGGCGTCATTGAGGATGATCCCATTTTTGGTATCCAAAAAATTGCCGAACCGGTGGGGATCATTGCTGGTGTGGTCCCGGTCACGAACCCCACTTCAACGACCATCTTCAAGGCACTGATTACCCTGAAAACTCGCAATGGCATTATCTTTTCGCCCCACCCCCGCGCAAAGGGCTGTACGGTTGCAGCAGCCAAGGTGGTGTTGGATGCAGCGGTCGCTGCCGGCGCGCCCCCCGATATTATTGGCTGGATTGATGAGCCGACGATTGAACTCTCTCAAGCCCTGATGCAGCACCCGCAGATCAAGCTGATTTTGGCCACGGGGGGGTCGAGTATGGTCAAGGCAGCCTATTCCTCTGGCCATCCGGCGATCGGGGTCGGGGCGGGGAATACCCCCGTGCTCATTGATGCCACAGCCGACATTCCCACGGCGGTGAGTTCGATTCTCCTCAGTAAGGCCTTTGACAATGGCATGATCTGTGCCTCGGAGCAGGCAGTGATTGTTGTTGATGAGATTTATGACGCGGTCAAAGCTGAGTTTCAACGGCGAGGTGCCTACATTCTCTCCCCCGAGGAACGGCAGCAGGTGGCCCAACTACTGCTGAAGGAGGGTCGCCTCAATGCCGCCATTGTTGGTCAATCGGCAGCCACCATTGCAGCAATGGCCAATATCCAAGTGCCGCCAGAGACGCGGGTACTCATCGGCGAAGTGAGTGAAGTGGGGCCGCAGGAGCCATTTTCCTATGAGAAACTCTGTCCGGTATTGGCCTTATATCGGGCACCCCAGTTCCATAAGGGGGTGGAGATGGCGGCCCAGTTGGTGAATTTTGGGGGCAAGGGGCATACCTCGGTGCTCTATACCGATCCCCGCAATCAAGATGATATTGCCTATTTCAAATACCGCATGCAAACGGCGCGGGTTCTGATTAACACCCCTTCTTCCCAGGGGGCAATTGGAGATCTCTACAACTTCAAGTTAGATCCGTCGCTGACCCTTGGTTGTGGCACCTGGGGCGGCAACGTCACATCGGAAAATGTTGGTCCCCGTCACTTGCTGAATATCAAAACGGTGAGCGATCGCCGGGAAAATATGCTTTGGTTCCGGGTGCCGCCCAAAATCTACTTCAAACCCGGCTGTTTGCCCATTGCCCTGCGTGAGCTGGCAGGGAAAAAACGCGCCTTCCTCGTGACTGATAAACCCCTCTTTGACTTGGGCATCACTGAACCAATTGTGCACACCCTTGAAGAACTGGACATCAAGCACGACATCTTCCATGAGGTGGAGCCAGATCCAACCCTCAGTACTGTCAACCGCGGCCTAGAGTTGCTGCGGCAATATCAGCCCGATGTAATTATTGCCGTGGGGGGTGGCTCACCTATGGATGCGGCCAAGGTGATGTGGCTGTTGTACGAACACCCAGAGGTGGAGTTTGACGGCCTTGCCATGCGCTTCATGGATATTCGCAAGCGGGTGTATCAACTGCCTCCCTTGGGTCAAAAGGCAATCCTGGTGGCAATTCCCACCACCTCAGGGACAGGTTCGGAAGTGACCCCCTTTGCCGTGGTTACCGACGATCGCGTGGGGATTAAATACCCCTTGGCGGACTATGCCCTTACCCCAACGATGGCGATTGTGGATCCCGACTTGGTGCTGCACATGCCCAAGAAACTGACGGCCTATGGTGGCATTGATGCGCTGACCCACGCCCTGGAGGCCTATGTGTCGGTGCTCTCGACGGAGTTTACGGAGGGACTGGCTCTAGAGGCGATCAAACTGCTCTTTACCTACCTACCCCGGGCCTATCGCTTGGGGGCTGCCGATCCAGAGGCGCGGGAAAAGGTCCACTACGCCGCTACGATCGCCGGCATGGCCTTTGCTAATGCTTTCTTGGGGGTTTGCCACTCGATGGCCCACAAACTGGGCTCTACCTTCCATGTGCCCCACGGCCTGGCGAATGCACTCATGATTTGCCATGTGATTCGCTACAATGCCACCGATGCTCCCCTGAAACAGGCGATCTTCCCGCAGTACAAGTATCCCCAAGCCAAGGAGCGCTATGCCCAAATTGCCGACTTCCTTGAATTGGGCGGCACAACTCCAGAGGAAAAAGTGGAGCGTCTCATTGCGGCAATTGAGGATTTGAAAGCCCAGTTAGAGATTCCCGCCACGATTAAGGAGGCCCTCAACAGTGAGGATCAAGCTTTCTATGAGCAGGTGGAGAGCATGGCCGAACTGGCCTTTGACGATCAGTGCACGGGGGCCAATCCCCGCTATCCGCTGATCCAAGACCTCAAGGAGTTGTATATCCTTGCCTATATGGGGTGTCGGCGGGAGGCGGCAGCCTACCATCCCGAGGAAGCACCTGCGAGTTGA
- a CDS encoding lipoate--protein ligase family protein yields the protein MWRYIPPLAAPGKVQMAVDCWLWQGSDRPCLRFYTWSPPAISLGYRQRQIPQQWQHQHWQGQPVELVRRPTGGRAVLHQGDLTYSLVVWGLGQRRQQVYADLCQFLKVGFERLGWPLQLGQERYRANAPINCFARATVADLVLPTGEKVIGSAQAWRGDRVLQHGSIVLTPDPNLWQQVFGSVPHRQSLPPLPVVQRALLDAFEAQWQVSLTPEPLSDREWQDINRILN from the coding sequence ATGTGGCGTTATATTCCCCCCTTGGCAGCGCCGGGGAAGGTACAAATGGCGGTGGATTGCTGGCTCTGGCAGGGGAGCGATCGCCCCTGTCTGCGGTTTTACACCTGGTCACCGCCAGCCATTTCCCTTGGCTACCGTCAACGGCAAATTCCGCAGCAGTGGCAACACCAGCACTGGCAAGGGCAACCTGTAGAGCTGGTGCGGCGACCCACCGGTGGGCGAGCTGTTTTACATCAAGGGGACCTCACCTACAGTTTGGTGGTGTGGGGGTTAGGGCAACGGCGGCAGCAGGTCTATGCCGATTTGTGTCAATTTCTAAAGGTGGGATTTGAGCGCCTAGGGTGGCCACTGCAGTTGGGACAGGAACGCTATCGCGCCAACGCTCCCATCAATTGCTTTGCACGGGCAACTGTGGCCGATTTAGTTTTACCGACTGGCGAGAAGGTCATTGGCAGTGCCCAAGCCTGGCGGGGCGATCGCGTCCTTCAGCACGGTTCGATTGTCCTTACCCCTGACCCCAATCTATGGCAGCAGGTCTTTGGCAGTGTTCCGCATCGGCAGTCCCTTCCCCCTTTGCCGGTGGTGCAAAGGGCTCTCTTGGACGCCTTTGAGGCGCAGTGGCAGGTGAGCCTGACCCCAGAACCCTTGAGCGATCGCGAGTGGCAAGACATTAACAGAATTTTGAACTGA
- the nadA gene encoding quinolinate synthase NadA — protein MPPLLPPTPPLPLDLVAAIQDRKRELNAVILAHYYQDPAIQDVADYIGDSLGLSRQAASTNADVIVFAGVHFMAETAKILNPDKLVLLPDLAAGCSLADSCPADAFAAFKAQYPDHLVISYINCSAEIKALSDIICTSSNAVKIVQQLPANQPLIFAPDRNLGRYVMAQTGRQMVLWQGSCIVHETFSERRILELKAAYPTAQVIAHPECEEAVLRHANFIGSTTALLNYSQTEDCDTFIVVTEPGILHQMQRRNPQKTFIPAPPQDQTCNCNECPFMRLNTLEKLYLCMRDRQPQIQLPEDVRLAALKPIQRMLEMS, from the coding sequence TTGCCACCCTTGCTGCCCCCCACCCCCCCCCTCCCCCTTGATCTGGTTGCCGCTATCCAAGACCGGAAGCGGGAACTGAATGCAGTCATTCTGGCGCACTACTACCAAGACCCGGCCATTCAAGATGTGGCCGATTATATTGGTGATTCCTTGGGGCTGTCACGGCAGGCGGCCAGTACCAATGCCGATGTCATTGTCTTTGCGGGGGTGCATTTCATGGCCGAAACCGCCAAGATCCTCAACCCCGATAAGTTGGTGCTGCTGCCCGATTTGGCGGCGGGCTGTTCTTTAGCAGATAGTTGCCCTGCAGACGCCTTTGCTGCTTTTAAGGCGCAGTACCCTGACCATTTGGTGATTTCCTACATTAACTGCTCTGCCGAAATTAAGGCCCTCAGTGACATCATCTGCACCAGTTCCAACGCGGTGAAAATTGTCCAGCAGTTGCCGGCGAATCAACCCTTGATTTTTGCCCCCGATCGCAACCTTGGCCGCTACGTGATGGCGCAAACGGGTCGGCAAATGGTGCTTTGGCAGGGCAGTTGTATTGTCCATGAAACCTTCTCAGAGCGACGTATCCTCGAACTCAAGGCTGCCTACCCCACCGCTCAGGTCATTGCCCATCCCGAATGCGAAGAGGCGGTGCTCCGCCATGCCAATTTCATTGGTTCAACAACCGCCCTGCTTAACTACAGCCAAACCGAAGATTGCGACACGTTTATCGTTGTCACCGAGCCCGGGATTCTCCACCAGATGCAGCGGCGCAACCCTCAGAAAACCTTTATTCCTGCACCGCCTCAGGATCAGACCTGCAATTGTAACGAGTGCCCCTTTATGCGTCTGAATACCCTAGAAAAGCTCTATTTGTGTATGCGCGATCGCCAGCCCCAAATTCAGCTGCCCGAGGACGTGCGCCTTGCTGCCCTCAAGCCCATCCAACGCATGCTGGAAATGTCCTAA
- the crtD gene encoding C-3',4' desaturase CrtD, with translation MAKHVVVIGGGIGGLTTAALLARRGYRVQLFEQAAQLGGCASTFQRRGFTFDVGATQVAGLEPGGIHAQILAELEMPLPAATPCDPACAVYLPQETTPINVWRHRDRWRLERQRHFLGSERFWQGLEQLFAISWRFQQRQPILPPRNGFDLWKLVQALRPDTLLTVPFSLMTVTDWLNLCGLGSDRRLRQFLDLQLKLYSQVDASETALLYGATALCLAQEPHGLYHLHGSMQVLSDLLANALRRDRGQIYTRHRVHYIEVEGGRAVAVQVENLKTKTLERVAADHIVANVPAQNLPQLLGDALPPGYARRLKRLPPAAGAFVLYLGVKESAIPEACPPHLQFLYDPQGPIGENNSLFVSVSQPQDGRAPDGYRTLIASSFTEPNFWRQPHLDYAATKAQYTQTALERLGEFFDLRPEHIVHCEAATPRTFWRYTARIDGIVGGISQRLSTFGPFGLASRTPIPHLWLVGDSVHPGEGTAGVSYGARALVQQVVASDTNFGKNHYNRGTPRPIN, from the coding sequence ATGGCAAAGCACGTGGTCGTCATTGGCGGCGGCATTGGTGGTCTGACGACAGCAGCCTTGTTGGCACGACGGGGCTACCGCGTCCAACTATTTGAACAGGCCGCCCAATTAGGGGGCTGTGCTTCAACCTTTCAGCGACGCGGCTTTACCTTTGATGTGGGTGCCACCCAAGTGGCGGGTCTGGAGCCGGGGGGGATCCATGCCCAGATTTTGGCTGAATTAGAGATGCCTCTGCCAGCAGCAACCCCCTGTGACCCCGCCTGTGCGGTGTATCTGCCGCAGGAAACAACGCCCATTAATGTTTGGCGCCATCGCGATCGCTGGCGACTAGAACGTCAACGCCACTTTCTGGGCAGTGAGCGATTTTGGCAAGGCCTTGAACAACTATTTGCCATTAGTTGGCGATTTCAGCAGCGGCAGCCAATTTTGCCCCCCCGCAATGGCTTTGATCTGTGGAAACTGGTGCAAGCCCTGCGTCCCGACACCCTCCTCACGGTGCCCTTTAGTCTGATGACGGTAACCGATTGGCTGAATCTCTGTGGTCTGGGGAGCGATCGCCGGCTGCGGCAATTTCTAGATCTCCAGCTCAAGCTCTACTCCCAAGTGGATGCCAGTGAAACGGCATTGCTCTATGGTGCCACCGCTCTCTGCCTTGCCCAGGAGCCCCACGGTCTTTACCATCTCCACGGCAGTATGCAGGTGCTCAGTGATTTGCTAGCCAATGCCCTGCGGCGGGATCGCGGCCAAATCTACACCCGTCATCGGGTCCATTACATTGAAGTCGAGGGAGGGCGTGCCGTCGCCGTACAGGTGGAAAACCTAAAAACAAAAACCTTGGAGCGCGTTGCCGCCGATCACATTGTGGCCAATGTCCCTGCCCAAAACCTGCCCCAGCTCCTTGGCGATGCCCTTCCCCCTGGCTATGCCCGCCGCTTAAAAAGGCTGCCGCCGGCCGCCGGTGCCTTCGTCCTCTACCTGGGAGTGAAGGAGTCCGCCATTCCGGAAGCGTGTCCACCGCACCTGCAATTTCTCTACGATCCGCAGGGGCCAATTGGCGAAAACAACTCCCTCTTTGTTTCTGTGAGTCAGCCCCAGGATGGCCGTGCTCCCGACGGCTATCGCACCCTGATTGCTTCTAGTTTTACCGAACCGAATTTCTGGCGGCAGCCCCACTTAGATTACGCCGCCACCAAGGCACAATATACCCAAACGGCTCTGGAACGCCTCGGGGAATTCTTTGATCTGCGGCCCGAGCACATTGTCCACTGCGAAGCAGCCACTCCCCGCACCTTCTGGCGCTACACGGCACGGATAGATGGCATTGTCGGTGGCATTAGTCAACGCCTGAGCACCTTTGGCCCCTTTGGCTTGGCAAGCCGCACCCCAATTCCCCACCTGTGGTTAGTGGGAGATTCTGTACATCCAGGGGAAGGCACTGCCGGCGTCAGCTACGGTGCCCGTGCCCTCGTCCAACAGGTGGTTGCCAGTGATACCAATTTTGGTAAAAATCACTATAATAGAGGAACACCGAGGCCAATCAATTGA
- the hisIE gene encoding bifunctional phosphoribosyl-AMP cyclohydrolase/phosphoribosyl-ATP diphosphatase HisIE, which yields MPATALSLPLDEIRYDERGLVPAIVQDYLDGTVLMLAWMNRESLQKTLETGRTWFWSRSRQELWPKGETSGHVQWVKSIRYDCDSDALLLTVEQVGHIACHTGERSCFHRHGAKGEYIEPPPADTLSQVYSIVCQRRDFPQLQSYTSSLFTAGDNKILKKLGEETAEVVMACKDDDPEAIASEVADLFYHTLVALAYHRVSLRQVYEQLQLRRR from the coding sequence ATGCCCGCCACTGCCCTTAGCCTCCCCCTAGATGAGATTCGCTACGATGAACGGGGTTTAGTGCCAGCGATTGTCCAAGACTATTTGGACGGAACCGTGCTGATGCTGGCATGGATGAATCGGGAATCGCTCCAGAAAACCCTTGAGACGGGTCGCACATGGTTTTGGAGTCGATCGCGCCAAGAATTGTGGCCGAAGGGGGAAACCTCTGGCCATGTGCAGTGGGTAAAAAGTATCCGCTATGACTGCGATAGTGATGCTCTATTGCTCACTGTAGAACAGGTGGGGCACATTGCCTGCCACACAGGCGAGCGTAGTTGTTTTCACCGCCATGGAGCCAAGGGAGAATACATTGAGCCCCCTCCCGCCGATACCCTCTCACAGGTATATAGCATTGTTTGCCAGCGGCGGGATTTCCCGCAGTTGCAGTCCTACACGTCTAGCCTATTCACTGCCGGGGATAACAAAATTCTCAAGAAGCTGGGGGAAGAAACCGCAGAAGTGGTCATGGCCTGCAAAGACGATGATCCAGAGGCGATCGCCAGCGAGGTAGCAGACTTGTTTTACCACACCCTTGTTGCCTTGGCCTATCATCGGGTGTCTTTGCGGCAGGTCTATGAGCAGCTGCAGTTGCGGCGGCGCTAG
- a CDS encoding PHP domain-containing protein: MTLAALMVTQAETLRGLFRTLTATSCPYRYNFHLHTICSDGQLTPQQVAQQAMIHGLKGFAITDHHALEGYFQARTYVEAYPGTDRPKVYTGIEITAQLLDTEVHILGYGFDPHAPILHPYTLGSTPEGEWAQAERVIAALHEAGGLAILAHPARYRLPAEQLIPAAVARGIDGVETYYCYGNPDPWESTPETTALVHALAAEHQLLETCGTDTHGQSILVRR, encoded by the coding sequence ATGACCCTTGCTGCACTGATGGTGACGCAGGCTGAGACTCTCCGGGGTCTCTTTCGGACGTTGACGGCAACCAGTTGTCCCTATCGTTATAACTTTCATCTCCACACGATTTGTTCAGATGGCCAGCTAACACCGCAGCAAGTGGCGCAACAGGCAATGATCCACGGTCTCAAGGGCTTTGCCATTACCGATCACCATGCTTTAGAGGGCTATTTTCAGGCTCGGACATACGTCGAAGCCTATCCAGGGACGGATCGTCCCAAAGTTTACACCGGTATTGAAATTACTGCCCAACTGCTTGACACAGAAGTGCATATCCTGGGCTATGGCTTTGACCCCCATGCCCCAATCCTGCATCCCTATACCCTGGGCAGCACCCCTGAAGGAGAATGGGCCCAGGCGGAGCGTGTGATTGCGGCTCTCCATGAGGCGGGTGGCTTGGCGATTTTGGCGCACCCGGCTCGCTATCGGCTGCCTGCGGAACAACTGATTCCCGCTGCGGTGGCACGGGGAATTGATGGTGTGGAGACCTACTATTGCTACGGTAACCCCGATCCCTGGGAATCTACGCCAGAAACAACGGCCTTGGTGCATGCCTTGGCGGCAGAGCATCAACTCCTAGAGACCTGTGGGACCGATACCCACGGCCAAAGCATTCTGGTGCGGCGATGA
- the asnB gene encoding asparagine synthase (glutamine-hydrolyzing), which yields MCGLTGFWQFGGCPGDDARATVQRMADTLIHRGPDDAGVWVDAEVGIALGHRRLAILDLSPAGHQPMVSASGRYVIVFNGEIYNYLELREKLTKVNPTGMVPPWRGHSDTETLLAAFEAWGIEKTLERVVGMFAIALWDRKRRMLTLARDRMGEKPLYYGWVHGTLVFGSELKALRAYPGFDNAIERQALALFMRYDYIPAPWSIYENIWKLPPGCFVQFGEQSLSPGASPAGKGEIKAYWSVREVAEAGFREPLACTEAEAAQELERLLRQAITGQMVADVPLGAFLSGGVDSSTVVALMQAQSARPVQTFTIGFHEGDYNEAEHAKAVARHLGTAHTDLYVTPDDAMAVIPRLPALYDEPFADSSQIPTFLVAGLARRQVTVSLSGDGGDELFGGYTRYFWTRALWKRLGVVPMPLRRALAAALTGPSPAAWNRVFRLLGPLLPRRLRVKLAGDKMHKLAELLALDSLEAVYRYLVSHWKHPAEELVIGCTEPETILSRRDAWPASLAQGQRPFEEVMMFLDQLSYLPDDILVKVDRAAMGVSLETRVPLLDHRVVEFTWRLPYHFKIREGQSKWLLRQVLYRYVPKELIERPKMGFGVPLDQWLRGPLREWAEDLLSEARLKRKAFLNPELVRQKWQEHLLGRRNWAYHLWNVLMWEAWLAA from the coding sequence ATGTGCGGTTTAACTGGTTTCTGGCAGTTTGGCGGTTGCCCTGGTGATGATGCTCGCGCCACTGTGCAACGCATGGCCGACACTCTCATCCACCGCGGGCCGGATGATGCGGGAGTATGGGTAGATGCAGAAGTGGGCATTGCACTGGGTCACCGTCGGCTCGCTATCCTCGATCTATCTCCTGCTGGCCACCAGCCCATGGTGTCGGCCTCTGGACGGTACGTGATCGTCTTCAACGGCGAGATCTACAACTATCTCGAGTTGCGCGAAAAGCTTACCAAAGTCAACCCTACCGGGATGGTTCCCCCATGGCGCGGCCATTCCGATACGGAGACATTGCTCGCGGCATTTGAAGCTTGGGGTATTGAAAAGACCCTCGAGCGCGTCGTGGGGATGTTCGCCATTGCCCTCTGGGATCGGAAAAGGCGTATGCTCACACTGGCGCGCGATCGCATGGGTGAAAAACCGCTCTACTATGGCTGGGTGCACGGCACACTAGTATTTGGCTCCGAGCTCAAGGCATTGCGGGCATATCCAGGGTTTGACAATGCTATCGAGCGCCAGGCGCTAGCGCTTTTCATGCGGTACGACTACATACCCGCACCGTGGAGCATCTACGAAAACATTTGGAAGCTGCCCCCGGGTTGCTTTGTGCAGTTTGGGGAGCAGTCCCTCAGCCCCGGCGCCTCTCCTGCCGGGAAAGGGGAGATCAAAGCCTATTGGTCGGTGCGCGAGGTGGCAGAGGCGGGGTTCAGAGAGCCGCTTGCGTGCACGGAAGCGGAGGCCGCCCAGGAACTCGAACGCCTGCTCAGGCAAGCCATCACTGGGCAAATGGTGGCCGATGTGCCCCTGGGGGCGTTTTTGTCGGGCGGGGTGGATTCTTCCACCGTGGTGGCGCTGATGCAGGCGCAATCTGCGCGGCCGGTGCAGACCTTCACCATCGGTTTTCACGAGGGCGACTACAATGAGGCCGAGCACGCCAAGGCCGTGGCGCGGCATCTGGGCACGGCGCATACCGATCTCTATGTGACACCGGACGACGCGATGGCGGTCATTCCCCGGCTGCCCGCGCTCTACGACGAGCCCTTCGCCGATTCGTCCCAGATTCCTACCTTTCTGGTAGCTGGGCTCGCGCGCCGGCAGGTGACGGTGAGCCTCTCGGGCGATGGGGGCGACGAACTCTTTGGGGGGTACACCCGCTATTTCTGGACGCGCGCGCTGTGGAAGCGGCTGGGTGTGGTACCCATGCCGCTGCGCCGGGCGTTGGCGGCAGCTTTGACCGGGCCCTCACCCGCCGCGTGGAATCGCGTGTTTCGGTTGCTGGGCCCGCTGCTGCCGCGCCGGCTTAGGGTAAAGCTCGCCGGCGACAAGATGCACAAGCTCGCCGAGTTGCTGGCGCTCGATTCCCTGGAGGCAGTGTATCGCTACCTGGTCTCCCACTGGAAGCATCCGGCGGAGGAGTTGGTCATCGGTTGCACGGAGCCCGAGACGATTCTTTCCCGCCGCGATGCGTGGCCGGCGAGCCTGGCCCAGGGCCAGCGGCCCTTCGAGGAAGTGATGATGTTCCTCGACCAGCTCAGCTATCTGCCGGATGACATCCTGGTCAAGGTGGATCGCGCGGCGATGGGGGTGAGCCTGGAAACCCGCGTGCCGCTCCTGGATCACCGCGTGGTGGAATTTACTTGGCGGCTGCCCTATCACTTCAAGATCAGGGAGGGGCAGTCCAAGTGGCTGCTGCGCCAGGTGCTCTACCGATACGTGCCCAAGGAATTGATCGAGCGGCCTAAGATGGGGTTCGGCGTGCCGCTGGATCAATGGCTGCGCGGCCCGCTGCGGGAGTGGGCGGAGGATTTGCTGTCGGAAGCGCGCCTCAAGCGCAAAGCTTTTCTCAATCCAGAGCTAGTGCGGCAAAAGTGGCAGGAGCATCTTTTGGGTCGGCGGAACTGGGCATACCATTTGTGGAATGTGTTGATGTGGGAGGCGTGGCTGGCTGCCTAG